In a genomic window of Meleagris gallopavo isolate NT-WF06-2002-E0010 breed Aviagen turkey brand Nicholas breeding stock chromosome 1, Turkey_5.1, whole genome shotgun sequence:
- the DCP1B gene encoding mRNA-decapping enzyme 1B, producing QLLKNTDFLFQCKTCSEPKQITSSSAICNNPNLIKPIPVKPSENQHQRISQQSKNADPEPQHLSLTALFGKQEKTDVTEPLNKQHQENLPVRQGVVRSLSYEEPSRHSPCAEKQLCPAIQKLMVRGTDLHPLAEFPENRLCENGNIHPVGETFTGLFQPVTSRGIATSHVVQDAAGTQSLLHKLQSQSGSMTKMDPSATGSVNSTASVFSRTPAAVGAPAAQMNNMTQPPLVYFNGSLPGQTLESQTLGKEQSKLPRQPVSLSGNQTANSGVISPQELLKKLQIVQQEQLHVSSRPTLAAKFPVVTQNTNTLKPLDSWIEKAPGTEKQSSLFQVNKQFQKRFSRLLRAILSVSFWPVYSSFCLTMCCCFAHCIHFAGDNLSTA from the exons CAGTTActaaaaaatactgattttctgtttcagtgtaAGACCTGTTCTGAGCCAAAACAAATAACTAGTTCCTCTGCAATCTGTAACAACCCCAACTTAATCAAACCAATTCCAGTGAAGCCTAGTGAAAATCAACATCAACGAATATCTCAGCAAAGCAAG AATGCAGATCCCGAACCACAGCACTTATCTTTGACAGCCCTGtttggaaaacaagagaaaacagatgtCACAGAACCACTTAATAAACAGCATCAAGAGAACCTTCCTGTTAGGCAGGGTGTGGTACGTTCTCTCTCCTATGAAGAACCTAGCAGGCATTCTCCCTGTGCAGAGAAACAGCTTTGCCCTGCTATTCAGAAGCTTATGGTGCGTGGGACAGACCTTCACCCCCTTGCTGAGTTTCCTGAGAACCGTCTCTGTGAAAATGGCAATATCCACCCTGTGGGTGAGACTTTCACAGGACTCTTCCAGCCTGTGACTTCTCGTGGCATTGCGACATCTCACGTAGTTCAGGATGCTGCTGGTACTCAGAGTTTGTTACACAAATTACAGAGTCAGTCAGGGTCGATGACTAAAATGGATCCCAGTGCAACAGGATCTGTGAACTCAACGGCTTCTGTGTTCAGCAGGActcctgctgctgttggagcgccagcagcacagatgaaTAATATGACCCAGCCACCTTTGGTATATTTCAATGGTTCCCTGCCAGGTCAGACTTTAGAGTCTCAGACGCTTGGTAAAGAACAGTCCAAACTTCCTAGACAGCCAGTTTCTCTCTCTGGCAATCAGACAGCCAATTCTGGGGTGATATCACCTCAGGAGTTATTGAAGAAGCTCCAGATAGTGCAGCAAGAACAGCTGCATGTATCCAGCAGACCAACCTTGGCAGCTAAGTTTCCTGTTGTTACTCAGAATACCAACACCTTGAAACCACTGGATTCCTGGATAGAAAAGGCACCGGgtacagaaaagcagagctctctCTTTCAGGTAAATAAACAATTTCAGAAACGGTTTTCTAGGTTGTTAAGGGCtattctctctgtttctttttggccAGTATATTCTTCTTTCTGCCTTACTATGTGTTGCTGTTTTGCACATTGTATTCATTTTGCAGGTGATAATTTATCAACAGCATAA